The genomic DNA CAATGAAATAAACGCAATCAAAATGATATTAGCAAAAGGTGTTTTGTATTTAGGATGTATGCTTGTAAATATTTTTCCAGGAAGAATGGATTCCTTACCAAGTGCATATAAAAATCGGCTCACACTTGTTACAGAGGAAACACCCTGTGTAAAGGTTGCAATCATAAGAACCATAATAAATAGAGAACTCAATAAATTGCTACCAACTAATTGAACGAGATTATAGGCTGCATTATCAGGATTGGTAAAAGTAAAATCCGGATAGGCAAGTTGAGTCAAATATGAAATTGCCGTGTACATCGTTACCGCTATGATCACAATAAGAAAGATTGCTTTTGGTATCGTCTTTTTTGCATCGATCGTTTCTTCTGCCATCGTTGTCACTGCGTCAAAACCGAGGAAGCAAAAACAGATGAGTGCTGCGCCGGAAAAAACAGCACTTAAAGCAATATGTTCGCCGAAGAAAGGTGTTAAAGAGAAGAGTGAACCAGTACCTGTTCCACCTGCTAAAAGATCCTTTGCGACGAGAATACAAAAGATAACAATAAACCCGATTTGAACAAGTACCGACAACCCACTCACACGAGCAGCAGATTTTATACCAACGATATTAACGATGGCCAAGATGATATTCATGAAGATAATCCAAACAAAAACAGGTATAGAAGGAAATTCTGTATGCATGAAGATACCAAATGTAAGAATTGCAATGATAGGAGAGAAAAGATAATCCAAAAGAAGAGCCCAACCAACAAGAAAGCCTGCCATGGGATGAACTGCCCTCTTCGTATACGTATAGGCAGAACCTGAGACCGGGTAAGCCTTAACCATTAAACTGTAGCTATAAGCTGTGAAAAAGATCGCAATAAATGCCGTTACATAGGCAGCCGCCATCATTCCACTTGATGCCTCATAAGCAACTCCGTATACGGTAAAGAAAATCATCGGTGTCATCCAAGCAAGTCCCATAAATACAACTTGATGCAACTTTAGTGATTTTACTAATCCTGTTCCTTTGTTCATTCTCTAACACCTTCTTTTTTGGATTTCGTGTTATAAAAAAACAAAAGCCCAGGAGAATTTTACAGAAAAATTCTCCCGGGCTTTTGTCCCTCCGTGTCTACAGTTATACTGTACGCTCTCTCTCGGACCAGACATTTTCCAACCGGAACCCTAGAGAGCCATTTTTGTCCCCACTAACGAGAACCTGTATGCTTTTATACTCTGAAGTATAGACGTGTAAAAGCAGGGGTTCAAGGAACATGTCAGATTATATGACATAGAAAAAAGCTACCCAAAATACGGTAGCTTTCAAGGGATCCAATTTTATCATCCAAAACGGTAGTAAACTAATACAATCGTTGCTAGTACAAACAAGAAATTTAAAAATACAAAGATAAATTGATCCAGTTTGGTTTTATGCCATTTGATCGGTGGATTATAGAAAGATACCCCTTCAATGATAAAGATGATTAAAACAATATGAATCATAAAGTGACCGATAATTTCTGTAAAACCAAACAACATGGTTGTCATAATAAAGATAACCGTAACTACAAGACCTAACACTCGGTTTAAAATACCTACCACAAGTAAATAACCTACGATAAATTCAATGAATGCAGCCATCACAATAAAAGTAGCTGGTGCAAAACCAAATGTTGGAACGTGATGGTTCACAATAATGTCCATCGACATACTTGGATACACCCATTTTTCAACGGCCACCCAGCATAGAGATAACCCTGTTCCTAAATATAAAAATGGGAATCCTACATTTTCTAGTTTTGTTTTTCCTACAAGTAAAACTCCAATAATGGCGATATAAAAGCTGTAATCAAGCATGTAGAAAATACCATGTTCGGCAGTAATATAAACAAATA from Robertmurraya sp. FSL R5-0851 includes the following:
- a CDS encoding APC family permease, whose amino-acid sequence is MNKGTGLVKSLKLHQVVFMGLAWMTPMIFFTVYGVAYEASSGMMAAAYVTAFIAIFFTAYSYSLMVKAYPVSGSAYTYTKRAVHPMAGFLVGWALLLDYLFSPIIAILTFGIFMHTEFPSIPVFVWIIFMNIILAIVNIVGIKSAARVSGLSVLVQIGFIVIFCILVAKDLLAGGTGTGSLFSLTPFFGEHIALSAVFSGAALICFCFLGFDAVTTMAEETIDAKKTIPKAIFLIVIIAVTMYTAISYLTQLAYPDFTFTNPDNAAYNLVQLVGSNLLSSLFIMVLMIATFTQGVSSVTSVSRFLYALGKESILPGKIFTSIHPKYKTPFANIILIAFISLSAVFISLDTAVMFVSFGALTAFIFVNLSVIAHYYVKMKKRSLKDTCIYLIFPLVGASFIGWLLTLLDKHTLTAGVIWVAVGFTYLFLKTEWTKAKERKMALSFQQTAIKKNIVR